Within the Catalinimonas niigatensis genome, the region TGAAGAGAGGGCTCCAATTGTCAAAGCAGATCATACATTTACTTTTCAGATGCCTAAGCTTAGCTTTTTATTGCCCAAAACGGCTCATTTTATAGGTAAGTGGGAGGTGTTGGACATTGGTCTGAACCGGGCGTTTATTGAAAAAACCAAAACGGATTATTATTATACTGATCAACCTCTGGCAAAATCTTTACTTAAAAAAAGAGCTATTCATACTCATAAAGGTGATTATGGGAAAACTATCTTGGTTTGTGGAAGCTATGGAAAAATGGGAGCCGCCGTACTTTGTGCCCGGGCTTGCCTTCATACAGGCGTAGGTTTGCTGACTGTACATGTGCCTGAATGTGGCTACCAAATTATGCAGATAGCCAATCCTGAGGCTATGACTACTGTTGACCCGCATCAATATATATTCACAGAGTTAGCACAGAAGGGAGGGACTGATCTCGATAAATATGATACTGTGGGCGTAGGCCCTGGCATTGGTACTGCAGAAGAAACGGTAGAAGCATTGAAAAATCTGATAAAGGAGGCCCAGGCGCGTCAAATACCTATGGTGTTGGATGCTGATGCACTTAATATTTGTGGCAGGCACCGTGAATTGCTGGATTTATTGCCTGATGGCTCCATACTTACTCCTCATCCCAAAGAATTTGAAAGGCTCACTGAGCCAGCAAAAAACGATTTTCATCGTTTACACTTGCTACAAGAGTTTACCAAATCTTACAAGCTTTTTGTAGTGCTGAAAGGAGCACACACAGCAGTGGGCACACCTGACGGGGAAGTTTTTTTCAATAGTACAGGTAATCCCGGTATGGCCTCGGGAGGCACGGGTGATGCACTTACCGGCATCATTACAGCTCTTGTTTCACAAAAATACAATGCATTTGATGCGGCTTTATTAGGCGTATATTTACACGGCCTGGCGGGAGATCTTGCAGCGGAGCACCTTAGTCAGGAAGCTATGCTGGCTTCTAATCTGATTGACCATCTGGGCGTTGCTTTTAAAACATTGGCTTAATCATATAAAGTGACGAAGCAGGATACATATTATTCTCTGAAGAATGTCTCTGAGGGGTTGTACAAGGAAAAAGGCAGTAAGTTTTTGGCCTTTGCCTATCCGGTAGTTTCTGAAGAAGAGATCATGGAAAAACTAGAGGCGCTGAAAAAACAGTACTATGATGCCCGCCATCATTGTTTTGCGTACATGCTAAAGCCAGAAGAAGGCCGTGAAGAGACATATCGTGCCAGCGATGATGGAGAACCCGCTCATTCTGCCGGAGACCCGATTCTTGGTCAAATTCGTTCACAGAAGCTTCATGACGTTTTGGTGGTGGTGGTCCGCTATTTTGGAGGCACCAAATTGGGCGTAAGTGGTTTGATCCAGGCCTATAAAACAGCAGCAGCAGAGGCTTTTGCTCATAACCAGATTGTAGAAAAGGTGGTATACAAACCATTAAATATTCGTTTTGAATACACGAGTACCAATGAAGTGATGCAAATTCTGGAGCAGTTTCGGATACAGCTAGATCAACAGGATTATACAGAAGACTGCTTTTATCAGCTTTCTGTACCAAGGAGCTCTTGGCAAATGGCAAAAGAACAATTTTCTCAACTGACTGGAGTTTATATTGTGTGATGCTGCTGGTTCTTGTAATGTATCATTGGAATGGGCAAGAGTTAAATCATGGGTAAGTACTTTAAACTGCTGAAACTTTTCTCTCTTTCAGCAAAAACCTTTGCGTTTTTATATCTTCGAGCCAAAGCAAGATTACACATATGAAAAAGAAACAGGCAGTGGCCCTTGTAGCACATGATAACAAAAAACCTGAGCTTCTGCTATGGGTGAGAAACCATATTGAATTACTGGCGGGCTATGAGTTGTATGCTACGGGTACTACCGGAAAAATGCTCGAAGAAGGGCTAAAAGATATAAAAGAGATCAAAATTTATAAGCTCTTAAGCGGACCTTTAGGAGGGGATCAGCAAATAGGAGCTAAGATAGCAGAAGGTGTCATTGATTTTTTGATATTTTTCTGGGACCCCCTGGAGCCTCAGCCTCATGATCCGGATGTTAAAGCATTGTTGCGTATCGCCGTAACCTGGGATATTCCTTTTGCCTGCAACAAGGCATCTGCCAATTTTCTTTTCGCTTCAGCAAAAATTACCGGTGATTATGAACGCGAAGCTCCTGACTTTGCTTCTTATCTGAATCGTAACCTCAAGAAATAGGCAATAAAAAACCCGGACATAGGTCCGGGTATATGCTAGGTAGTATAGGAATAAAAGTTTTATACGTTCATCAATGATTCGCGTCTGCGCATCTTTCCAGCCGGAATGCCAAACATCATCTTAAAGCGACGGCAGAA harbors:
- a CDS encoding IMPACT family protein — encoded protein: MTKQDTYYSLKNVSEGLYKEKGSKFLAFAYPVVSEEEIMEKLEALKKQYYDARHHCFAYMLKPEEGREETYRASDDGEPAHSAGDPILGQIRSQKLHDVLVVVVRYFGGTKLGVSGLIQAYKTAAAEAFAHNQIVEKVVYKPLNIRFEYTSTNEVMQILEQFRIQLDQQDYTEDCFYQLSVPRSSWQMAKEQFSQLTGVYIV
- a CDS encoding NAD(P)H-hydrate dehydratase, giving the protein MKILSAQQTRDADASTIQNEPIASIDLMERAARAFTRQFFEVLGSTVNPVYVFSGPGNNGGDGLAFARLLRQHPYKVNVFTVHATDKGSEDFRINRDRLEEYLTVRNIETVQDIPEIPEEAIIVDGLFGSGLSRRVEGIFAEVINNINNSGATVISIDIPSGLFADHPVDEERAPIVKADHTFTFQMPKLSFLLPKTAHFIGKWEVLDIGLNRAFIEKTKTDYYYTDQPLAKSLLKKRAIHTHKGDYGKTILVCGSYGKMGAAVLCARACLHTGVGLLTVHVPECGYQIMQIANPEAMTTVDPHQYIFTELAQKGGTDLDKYDTVGVGPGIGTAEETVEALKNLIKEAQARQIPMVLDADALNICGRHRELLDLLPDGSILTPHPKEFERLTEPAKNDFHRLHLLQEFTKSYKLFVVLKGAHTAVGTPDGEVFFNSTGNPGMASGGTGDALTGIITALVSQKYNAFDAALLGVYLHGLAGDLAAEHLSQEAMLASNLIDHLGVAFKTLA
- a CDS encoding methylglyoxal synthase encodes the protein MKKKQAVALVAHDNKKPELLLWVRNHIELLAGYELYATGTTGKMLEEGLKDIKEIKIYKLLSGPLGGDQQIGAKIAEGVIDFLIFFWDPLEPQPHDPDVKALLRIAVTWDIPFACNKASANFLFASAKITGDYEREAPDFASYLNRNLKK